The nucleotide sequence aatttgtaggtgtgagtgatggCTTCGGGtgatttgatgtatgtttttgtcagACCTTTacggaataattaataaagatggctgcatgcatcgactggtgcagaggccgagggtttaacctccttttcaaaaaaaaagatatCCTCCTGCTTAAGAGCCACATGGTTTAGCTGTTGTTATATTTTCTTCCTCTGAAGGACCACGCCCTATGGAAGCACTCCGAAGCTTGTGTAACTTCTGCTGTAACAGACGTACTATATGTATACCGTATCATGGATTCTCTTGGGACTCTTCAACGCACTGTTGTTACTGCTAGCTAGAACTCATTAGCTTCTAAAGATATACTATATGTATACCGTATTAGTTTTTATACATACGCTATTAATTTCTCAATATATACACGATTAATTTCTCAAGatttcatatatatatggagatttCTTATTATTACATGCATTTATCTCAGGATACaaattgtgtgtgtgtatataAACTAAAGAATACGGTTGTCTTCGATATTACAACATGTATTAACTTGTCAAGATTATCTATACAAAATTCGCATCTATAAGATACAAATCTATCGCTAGTTGGCATTAGTTAGTGATTAGTTTCTAAAGATACAAATCTATATTTGACGAAAGAGCAGTAATATTAGAATGCATTAGTTAGTTTCCAAAGATACAAAATAGCATGTGGAGAGATATACACTAGCTAGTACGCATTAGTTTCTTAAGATGGGTATGCATTAGTTTCTTATAAGCTGGGTACTAATCAGCAGTAATGCATGCAACCAAGCCTGTAGCAAAGGCCACGTTTTTGGATGGTGGCGTAGGACTGGAACGTTAATCTGGAGCCAAGCCTAGCCTCCAGTGACTAAGATCAAAAAAGTGATGAACATGAAACGGGCTAATGGAGGTTGGAGTGTGATAAATAATGAGCTTCTCTTGACCCGATGCCTCAATATGAACTGTCCGATCCAGGTTCCTGTGCATGGATGCGTGCTTTTCGCACCGCGTGCAATTGGGATTTTTCTCATTTCTTTCACCTTCATTTATTCTGGTATAAGGGAAACGTGCAATGCCCACGACCTTGACAGGTTTGTGACATCCCACGGACGGATTGATCGCGCCACGAAAATCGAGGTTGGAGTGATAAATAATGAGCTCCTCTTGACCCGATGCCTCGATATGAACCGTCCGTTCCACGTTCCTGTGCATGGATGCGTGCTTTTCGCGCCGCGTGCAATTGCGATTTTTTTCATTTCTTTCACCTCATTTTATTCTGGTACAAGGGAAACGTGCAATGCCCATGACCCCGGCAGATTTGTGACATCTCACGGATGGATCGGCCGCGCCACGAAAATCGCTCAAAGTAGTTGAGCCTACCAGCAAAAAACGCTAACATAAAAAGGCTTTTCATGGCAGCCGAAAAACATCCCACGGTAGCATAACAGATAAATGCTTCCATGGCAGCCGAATGTTGCCATGGTAGAGAAAACTAGACACATACAAGATTTATTCTAACACTGGTGGTGTGATGGTGGTGGGGGAAGACGGAGACGGGACGGTCCAACAGTAGATGAGGTTGCGGCGGAGGCATTGTGGCCGCTGGGGGGCTTGCGCTTCTTGTTGTTCATCCAGTTCCTGAAGACTTTCTTGCTGACGCCGATGTCGTGGCATCTTGCTTCGATGAAGTCCTTGTCGCGCTTCTGCAGGCGCCACCCCAGGTGCTCCGACAGCTCCTCCATCTGTAGCTTCTGGTCGGTGGTGAACGTGGTGCGGGACCGCTTCCTCTCCGACGTAACCCCATGGGGCGGTGGCGCCGTCGCCGGTGAGAGCTGGGCGGGGAGCCTCTGGATCTGCAGTGCCCTCGGTAGGAAGTTATGTTGCCCAGAAGAGATGCACGCGGGAGGCtgctgcgtcacctgcactggatGGTACACGGGTGGAGGTTGCAGTGGTTGGGGCATAGAGCGCTCGTCGTCGTACTCTGTGGCTTCCGAATCATACTCCGTGGCATCCGAGTCGTACTCTGTGCCATCtgagttggtatcagagtcgacacCCGGGAGCCGGTCCTCCGGCGTCTCCTCCTTCCTGCGCTGCGGCAGGCCATGGAGCACGGTCTCCACCATGGGCGCCAACGGCGGTGACCTCTCCGTCATCACCTTGCGGTGGAAGCTGCGGTGGCAGCCGCAGGCTGCACACTTGTACGACGACGCGTCGGCGGGGTTGAGGTCCCCCAGCGGCATCCACTCCCCGCAGCCATCCACGACATGCCCACCGCTAGCCAGAGCGTGGTTCCTGCCGCACTCGTTGTACTTCACCTCTTGCACCGTGGGCGCCACGGCCGCCTGCCTCTTGACAGAGCCGCTGGGGTACTTGACGTCCATGGCCTCCGCGGTGTCACTTGCTTGACAAAGATTACATAGTAGGGAGAAAAAACAAAATTAGTACTCTGAGAATGCTATTTTTGAAGCATTTTTGGAGTGCCTATATTTTTTTACCCAAAGAATTGTGAATGTCATCTCTTCGCAAAAACTTATGTGTAAGGAGAAGTGGAGAACACTTAAGAATGTTTCTCTCCAAAAAACTTCAACTTTTTTTTGCTATTGTTCAGAATTTACTACGCGTGTCCATCTACGAGCAGAATGACACTTTCACATCTCCTCTTGCATCACTATGGGCTAATGTTAACTACGCGTTAACTTGCAAGTAAAATATCCTTGCCAAAAAAATGCAAGTAAAATACATAGGTGGACTGTCAAAGAGAGCAAGAATATTTTTTAGAGATAGACTAACAACGCCAGATGACTTTGAAACTCTTATGGCTGTAATCATTACCCGTGTAGTTGGTGAGTGGAGGGAATTATTTTTCAAAGAATTCTTAGAGATAGATCACTAGAACTCACACCCTACCTGAACTCACACCCACCCTTTCGTAGATGGACACACAGCCTCGAACCCGCCGTTGGTTGTGTCACGTCCAGTGGTCCAGATGTATGGCTCAAGCTAGAACTCTTTTTTTTTCGGGGAATGCTAGCTAGAACTCGTTGGTCTAAAGATATAcaatatgtgtatatatatacacCATATTAATTTATATATGTATACTATTAATTTCTCAATATATACATGATTAATTTCTCAAGATTTACCAGAAATATATACGTGTTTATTTGGAGATTTCTCATTATGACATGCATTTATCTTAAGATAGAAACCGTATATACATAGATATATATCCAATATAAATTAATATGGTTGCATTTATCTCTAATTTATCTATATACAATTGTCATCTATATTATGGCATGCATTAATTTCTCTAGATTATATATACAAAAATCGCATATGTAAGCAGTGATGGGAGATGAGACAAAAGAGATATGCACTATCGCTAGGACGCATTAGTTCGTTATTAGTTTCTAAAGATACAAATCTATATTTGATGAAAGCGGAGTAATATTAGGATGCATTACTTAGTTTCTAAAGATACAAAATAGCGTGTGGGGAGATAAACACTAGCTAGTACGTACGCATTAGTTTCTTAAGATGGGTACACATTATAGTAGTTTCTTACAAGATGGGTGCTAATCAGCAgtactgtatttcgcaaaaaaaaaaatcagCAGTAATACATGCAGCCAAGCCTATAGAAAAGGGCACATTTTTGGATGGTGGTGAAGGGCTGGACGTTAATCTGGAGCCAAGCCCTAGCCTCTAGTTACCAAGATCAGAAAGGTGATGACATGAAACAGGCTAATGGAGGATGCGGTGTGATAAATAATGAGCTCCTCTTGCGTGGATGCACGTTTTACACAATAAAAAGTGATCGGTGTAAATGTACTCCAATGTTAAACACGTATTGAGGTACTGGACTATGATTGATCATCTATGTATGGATTGGACTTGCACCTGATGGCTGGTACGAGTGAAGAATACTTGCAGTGCAAAGATGTGTTGAGGTCCAATATGAACAGTACTTGTATTATCCAAACAGGCACCATATGAAAGGTCAGCTGTAAGAAGAGGCATTCTGTGAATGGACTTAAAAAATGGAAGGAAAACTCTTAGTCCCTCTGTTCTATAAACGAATCTTTTTGTCTTTTAACATGAAAGCCAGCATTAAGCATGTTGTTTAAAATCACATTAGTTCCATGGATTTGTTAAAAACATGTgaacaccaatttatttcagaagaAACGCGCGAACACCAAAAAGAGATGATAGACATAAGACGAGTTAACTAACCACTAGATTGGGTGAAGCgggaaattttctagttgatggtGCTCTCCATTCCCTCCCCTTACACGTGGTGCTTTCCATGTATAATTTGTATTTTTCGAAAGCCAAATCCGAAGATCTTCCCCTCTAGGGCATCTGGAGTTCAAAAGGGTGCATAGTTATGTATTAGATCGGTTGTCTTACAAAAAAACTTTAGAGTAATTGATGATAGATTGTACATAATTTAACTAACCAATAGAAGGGCGAAGGGTGAGCTTTCCAAACCGATGGTGATCTCCGTCCCCTCCCCTTACTCGTCGCGCCCTTCCATATATAGTTTTATGTTTGTCGAATTCCAGATCTGAAGATCTACCACTCCAAGGCATCCAGAGTTTAGTGGGGGCGCGGTTATGTATTAGATCAGTGTCTTACCAAAAGAATAAGAGTAATTGATGATAGACATGAGATGAGTGAACTAACCTCTGGATCGGGGTGCAGGGAGAACCTTTTGAATCGATGATGATGTCCATCCCCTCCCCTTACTCTTCACGCCATTCTTGTTTTCTCTTTGTCGAAAATCAGTTGGAGATCTTTCCTCCAAGGCATCCAGAATTTAGTGGGGGCATACTTATGTGTTATATTAGTTATTGAAGGAATATACATAGCGGCGATGGTAGCGATAGTGAGCATGGTCGATGGGCTATAGTATTGGAGACGCTACGAAGGAGAATATCTAGTGTTGGTACCGACGATGCAAGATTATCCCCGTACTAGGTGGTGAGTTTAGTTGTGTTGCCTTTTATGCTAAGACGGCGTGAGGGGAGGGGGAAATGTAGTGGCTATAAATCGGAAGGTAGCATTGAGATTGGTAGTAACGGTAGGACGCGGTTGACTCGGGAGTATGCCAAGCGGGACTTTCTCCATGCCTCTATCTGATTTGTCACCATCACCACAGGCACATCCCTACAACGCGGGTACATGGGATGTGTTAGGGCACATGGTACACTTTGCTAGCACAAACACATTCTACCGCACAACCAAGAACGTACTGCAGGGGATACATCACGAGATCAAGTTTTACCATAGACGTTCAGTCACGGCAGTGGAAGGAGAGATAGCGATGTGTGTCCCTGCCTCCTCCTCGCGGATCCCTCGTGTAGTTACTCGAGGTTCCCTCAAACTGTTTGTGAGAGCATCGCATTTGCAATGCCTCCAAGGTATCTGCACGTGCAGGGAGGAACATCCATCGATGGAactactagcactacaaaaaagcactttcatgatgatacgtgtttgtcacagtaggtcacattttctgtcatgcatgtgcattcatgacgattttatgatgaaatcaagatagtcatacttgtgttctcatagaagtgttccatgacaatattcaAATTATCATCGAGGAAGTATCCACTCCAATGATGATAAATgtcgtgtcatggaagtgctttggtcaagggtaaccaacatgtggcatccatcataacgggtcgccgttaagctattgggttccggtttggacccgataacccgttaacagcccagaccaatggggattctccacgtgtaaaattgtcattgtcCAAAGGAACCATGTGTTAGCTCGGCGTCGTGATAGATGTCATTCATCCAATGCATGAGACGGGCCTATGAAAAAgtgacatgtggcacgacccaacagtggcccatttaggttaaaaaggtcagcccatttgactttgtcaaaagttattgggctggcccattgaaagcctgttaatggcatgttcgcatatagcccatttacggcccgggtactcacgacccattatggcctttccgaatttggcccagtagtgtcatatgggccgtccaatatgattcgagCCCATTGTCACTTTTGGCCCTTGTATGGCTTGTGACATCTTTCAACCCATATAAAGCATTTTGTATCTCTGGGCCATTTAATGGCCCCTCGTGattctggcccataatgaacagtcaATTGCTTTGAACCCATTAAAGGCCCATGATTCAGTTGGGTCGTTTCCAGCatgtgttatctttcagccttctaagggcccataaATTCTTGGGCTGATTTCTGCCACTCGATTACTTATGTTCCATTACTGGCTTGTTccgctaatgggccaaattcagcccatggttacaatcGGTCAGTTTATGGCTCATTAATCCTTTGGGCCATTTTGAGCCTGTGATTACTTAACTGAGGATGTGTTGCATTCAGGCCTGTTACACTGTCCCATTATGGTCtgggcccatgaatggacgatctAATTTTGGCCCTTTCACGACCCATAATGCGGTCCGATATTAGTCTATGAATAGTACGGCCCAAGTATGGTCGATGTATCCTAAGGTCCATAGGAGGCCTGTTGTGGTAGAacatgatcacctatggggccatcagccccttcTCATTcggcaagggggagggggag is from Triticum aestivum cultivar Chinese Spring chromosome 1B, IWGSC CS RefSeq v2.1, whole genome shotgun sequence and encodes:
- the LOC123077678 gene encoding zinc-finger homeodomain protein 9-like: MDVKYPSGSVKRQAAVAPTVQEVKYNECGRNHALASGGHVVDGCGEWMPLGDLNPADASSYKCAACGCHRSFHRKVMTERSPPLAPMVETVLHGLPQRRKEETPEDRLPGVDSDTNSDGTEYDSDATEYDSEATEYDDERSMPQPLQPPPVYHPVQVTQQPPACISSGQHNFLPRALQIQRLPAQLSPATAPPPHGVTSERKRSRTTFTTDQKLQMEELSEHLGWRLQKRDKDFIEARCHDIGVSKKVFRNWMNNKKRKPPSGHNASAATSSTVGPSRLRLPPPPSHHQC